Proteins encoded together in one Maricaulis maris window:
- a CDS encoding NAD(P)-dependent oxidoreductase: MARCTFLGLGVMGFPMAGHLVSAGHEVTVWNRTASKAQDWASRHAGTAADTVESAVANADFVLMCLGDDPDVRRVAEQAIPAMKPGSVLVDHTTASAELARDLDIEARDAGIGFVDAPVSGGQAGAENGQLAIMCGGEADTFAAAEPIMDSYAKAITLIGPAGSGQLCKMVNQICIAGVVQGLSEGLHFAQRAGLDPALVIGAISKGAAQSWQMENRWETMVAGKFDYGFAIDWMRKDLRITLDEARRNGATLLVAAQVDQFYADVQAMGGNRWDTSSLIARLERPKDGADT; this comes from the coding sequence ATGGCACGCTGCACGTTTTTGGGATTGGGTGTGATGGGCTTTCCAATGGCGGGCCATCTTGTCTCTGCCGGCCATGAGGTCACCGTTTGGAATCGGACAGCGAGCAAGGCGCAGGACTGGGCAAGCCGACATGCCGGGACGGCTGCCGATACGGTTGAGTCTGCTGTGGCTAACGCCGACTTCGTGCTGATGTGTCTGGGCGATGACCCTGATGTGCGTCGGGTGGCAGAGCAGGCGATTCCCGCGATGAAGCCGGGTTCGGTCCTGGTCGACCATACGACGGCGTCGGCCGAGCTGGCCCGCGACCTGGACATCGAGGCGCGTGACGCCGGAATCGGATTTGTCGATGCGCCGGTGTCCGGCGGGCAGGCCGGAGCCGAGAACGGTCAACTGGCGATCATGTGTGGCGGCGAGGCGGACACGTTTGCCGCGGCAGAACCGATCATGGACAGCTATGCCAAGGCGATCACGCTGATCGGTCCGGCCGGCTCCGGCCAGCTCTGCAAGATGGTCAACCAGATCTGCATCGCTGGCGTCGTCCAGGGCTTGTCGGAAGGGCTTCACTTTGCCCAGCGGGCCGGTCTCGATCCGGCGCTGGTGATCGGGGCGATCTCGAAGGGGGCGGCCCAGTCCTGGCAGATGGAGAATCGCTGGGAGACCATGGTCGCCGGGAAGTTCGACTACGGTTTCGCGATCGACTGGATGCGCAAGGATTTGCGGATCACCTTGGACGAGGCGCGGCGCAATGGCGCGACCCTCCTGGTCGCGGCGCAGGTCGACCAGTTCTATGCCGACGTCCAGGCGATGGGCGGCAATCGCTGGGATACGTCGAGCCTGATCGCGCGTCTCGAGCGTCCGAAAGACGGAGCCGACACGTGA
- a CDS encoding SLC13 family permease, translating into MWAILGGLTLAIVFYVWDRVPIEIVSASIVAILMAFFHLFPLEASNPTTADLLAGFANPALITILCLLIVGQGIFQTGAMEGPTQRLLDAYDQHPKATLIGMFAFVFVISAFINNTPVVVMFVPILVAIAKRMEKSPSKLMIPLSYMCILAGMTTLIGSSTNLLVADTLMSVTGEQLSFFDPSIPGLFLAAVGIVYIIVILPHLLPDRASMEAEIAGGGGKQYIAQLDVTSDHPLIGKKPVAGMFADLPDMTVRMIQRGEHALLPPFDQIELKAGDLVIVAATRQTLTNLLAKRADFMRGMLEASGPGDNPTPGDSLVMAEAVVAPGSRLIGRTIRQIGFRHVTGCIVLGIQRRSRMIRSRMGEIRLEAGDTLLLFGASASLRGLRADRDLLVMDWATTSIADPRRSNFARAIFGGVVLTAATGLLPIVLASFLGAVAMIMAGCLNTRQAARAFDMRVYLLIGSAIALGTAMQVTGAADLMATGVVSVFAPFGPVVLMSALFLLVAILTNVLSNSATAILFTPIAVGAANQIGADPTLFAMTVLFAANTCFATPIGYQTNLLVMGPGHYNFADYLRAGSPMVVLFWIAYTVYVSLLYALGLA; encoded by the coding sequence ATGTGGGCAATCCTCGGCGGACTGACGCTGGCGATTGTCTTTTATGTCTGGGACCGGGTGCCGATCGAGATCGTCTCGGCCTCGATTGTCGCCATCCTGATGGCGTTTTTCCACCTCTTCCCGCTGGAAGCGAGCAATCCGACGACGGCTGACCTGCTCGCGGGCTTTGCCAACCCGGCCCTGATCACCATCCTGTGCCTGCTGATTGTCGGTCAGGGCATATTCCAGACCGGCGCCATGGAGGGTCCGACCCAGCGCCTTCTCGACGCTTACGACCAGCACCCCAAGGCGACGCTTATTGGCATGTTCGCCTTTGTCTTCGTGATCAGCGCCTTCATCAACAACACGCCCGTCGTGGTGATGTTCGTGCCGATTTTGGTGGCGATCGCCAAACGGATGGAAAAAAGCCCGTCCAAGCTGATGATCCCCCTCAGCTATATGTGCATCCTTGCCGGGATGACGACGCTGATTGGTTCATCCACCAACCTGCTTGTCGCCGACACGCTGATGAGCGTCACCGGGGAACAACTGAGCTTTTTCGACCCGTCGATCCCCGGGCTGTTTCTGGCCGCCGTCGGGATTGTCTATATCATCGTGATCCTCCCGCACCTGCTACCCGACCGAGCGTCGATGGAAGCCGAGATCGCGGGCGGCGGCGGCAAGCAATACATCGCCCAGCTGGACGTCACGAGCGACCACCCGCTGATCGGCAAGAAGCCGGTCGCCGGCATGTTTGCCGACCTGCCCGACATGACCGTGCGGATGATTCAGCGCGGCGAACATGCGCTGCTTCCGCCCTTCGACCAGATCGAGCTGAAAGCCGGCGATCTCGTTATCGTCGCCGCGACCCGTCAAACCCTGACCAATCTCCTGGCCAAGCGGGCCGACTTCATGCGCGGCATGCTGGAAGCCTCGGGACCGGGTGATAACCCGACGCCGGGCGATAGCCTGGTCATGGCCGAGGCCGTTGTTGCGCCGGGGTCGCGCCTCATCGGGCGCACCATCCGGCAGATCGGCTTTCGCCATGTCACTGGGTGTATCGTGCTCGGGATCCAGCGCCGTTCCCGGATGATCCGCTCACGCATGGGTGAGATTCGGCTTGAGGCTGGCGACACCCTGCTTCTGTTCGGCGCCTCGGCCTCTCTGCGGGGACTGCGAGCCGACCGCGACCTGCTGGTGATGGATTGGGCAACGACCTCGATCGCCGATCCGCGGCGCTCCAATTTTGCCCGGGCCATTTTTGGCGGTGTTGTCCTGACCGCGGCCACGGGTCTGCTGCCGATTGTACTGGCTTCCTTCCTCGGAGCTGTGGCGATGATCATGGCGGGCTGTCTCAATACCCGCCAGGCCGCACGCGCCTTCGACATGCGTGTCTATCTCCTGATCGGCTCGGCCATCGCGCTGGGCACCGCCATGCAGGTGACCGGCGCGGCCGATCTGATGGCGACAGGCGTTGTGTCGGTCTTTGCGCCATTCGGGCCTGTGGTCCTGATGTCAGCGCTCTTCCTGCTGGTGGCAATCCTCACCAACGTGCTCTCCAACAGTGCGACCGCGATCTTGTTCACCCCGATCGCGGTGGGGGCTGCCAACCAGATCGGTGCCGACCCGACCTTGTTCGCAATGACGGTCTTGTTTGCCGCAAACACCTGTTTTGCCACACCGATCGGATATCAGACCAACTTGCTCGTGATGGGCCCGGGGCATTACAATTTTGCCGACTACCTGCGCGCCGGCTCGCCGATGGTGGTTCTCTTCTGGATTGCCTACACGGTCTATGTCAGCCTGCTTTACGCATTGGGTCTCGCTTGA
- a CDS encoding penicillin acylase family protein, translated as MINRILRYLGWAVGGLVALVLVGALVFANRLYASLPQTTGTIQLAGLEAEASIARDANGVPHIFAQSDRDGFYAMGVAHAQDRLWQMEITRRALRGRLAEILGEPGLSTDIFFRTMGLGPASDTAVSNLPADVQDALQAYADGINAVISAPGFVPPPEFQILMFEPEPWQPADTVVVYKAIALDLFGNAFEESSMAALTERLGAQRTAEFIGRYPDDAPRSLTMADIGIEASSLPPAEVIPPSIGPEDTGRDGSNNWVLSGSRTASGLPILANDPHLGLAAPAIWYLARLTTPNGSVVGATLPGTPFVTLGRTDEIAWGFTNTGPDVGDLHPVSEADVIGQREEHIRVRFGEDVIILRRETATGPVLDPKHFDYPVPEGSDFFALQWMLDEPDDATTGVGLHIIEADGWDGFVSAIRGFVAPQQNMVFADRDGDIGFYAPARIPVRDETGAWVSTIPFEELPHTLNPDRGFVATANNKIVPDAYPHYITSEWYGVSRIRRIYDGIDAQPIHDMDSMQALQIDTVSDTALRLLPTLIRAEPQTDAANGALALLARWNADMAVDRPEPLIYSAWMEELSAAIYGDELGDLLPAWHGDRRVFMMDALTGDLGHWCDDITTEGVETCQDLTGPALDRAMAASTAAYGQDFASWRWGDVHQARHAHRPFSDFPILSDWFTITTPVPGDGSTVNVAHHSYRRPGYDVRHGASYRALYDMADPDTSRFMITTGQSGNVMSRHYDDLAPMWGRGEYISIPTGWTLNDAPAGLDVLTLQPASE; from the coding sequence ATGATCAATCGTATTCTGCGCTATCTCGGCTGGGCGGTCGGAGGACTTGTCGCACTTGTCCTTGTCGGCGCCCTCGTCTTTGCCAACCGGCTCTACGCCTCGCTGCCCCAGACTACGGGTACGATACAGCTCGCCGGACTCGAGGCCGAGGCCAGCATTGCGCGTGACGCGAACGGTGTGCCGCACATTTTCGCGCAGAGTGATCGCGACGGGTTTTATGCCATGGGCGTGGCGCATGCGCAGGACCGTCTCTGGCAGATGGAAATCACCCGCCGCGCCCTGCGTGGACGGTTGGCCGAGATTCTCGGCGAGCCCGGTCTCTCCACCGATATCTTCTTCAGGACCATGGGTCTGGGCCCGGCGTCCGACACAGCTGTTTCGAACCTGCCCGCGGATGTTCAGGATGCCTTGCAAGCTTATGCCGACGGCATCAATGCCGTGATCTCTGCGCCCGGCTTTGTGCCGCCGCCGGAATTCCAGATCCTGATGTTCGAGCCCGAGCCGTGGCAACCCGCCGACACGGTCGTCGTCTACAAGGCGATTGCGCTCGACCTGTTCGGCAATGCCTTCGAGGAATCGAGCATGGCGGCGCTGACCGAACGACTCGGCGCCCAACGCACAGCCGAGTTCATTGGCCGCTATCCCGACGACGCCCCCCGATCGCTGACCATGGCCGATATCGGCATCGAGGCCTCCTCCCTGCCGCCGGCAGAGGTGATCCCGCCCTCGATCGGCCCGGAAGACACGGGCCGGGACGGCTCGAATAATTGGGTCCTGTCCGGCTCGCGGACGGCGAGCGGCCTGCCAATCCTCGCCAATGACCCGCATCTGGGTCTGGCTGCTCCGGCGATCTGGTATCTGGCTCGTCTGACCACGCCAAATGGCTCCGTTGTCGGCGCCACCCTTCCGGGAACACCCTTTGTCACCCTGGGCCGTACCGACGAGATCGCCTGGGGCTTTACCAATACGGGGCCGGATGTCGGCGACTTGCACCCGGTCTCCGAGGCCGACGTAATCGGGCAACGCGAGGAGCATATCCGTGTCCGTTTTGGCGAGGACGTCATCATCCTGCGTCGCGAGACCGCGACCGGGCCAGTGCTGGACCCGAAGCATTTTGACTACCCCGTCCCGGAGGGCAGTGACTTCTTTGCCCTGCAATGGATGCTCGACGAGCCTGATGATGCCACCACCGGTGTCGGCCTGCACATCATCGAGGCCGATGGCTGGGACGGATTTGTCTCGGCGATCCGCGGCTTTGTCGCACCACAACAGAACATGGTCTTTGCCGATCGCGATGGCGATATCGGCTTCTACGCACCAGCCCGGATTCCGGTTCGCGACGAGACCGGCGCCTGGGTCTCGACGATCCCGTTCGAGGAATTGCCACACACGCTGAACCCGGATCGCGGCTTCGTCGCGACGGCCAACAACAAGATCGTGCCGGACGCGTATCCGCATTACATCACCTCGGAATGGTATGGTGTTTCCCGGATCCGCCGCATCTATGACGGCATCGATGCGCAACCCATCCATGACATGGACAGCATGCAGGCCCTGCAGATCGATACGGTCAGTGATACCGCCTTGCGGCTTCTGCCGACATTGATCCGGGCCGAGCCGCAGACCGACGCCGCCAATGGTGCACTGGCGCTTCTGGCCCGCTGGAATGCCGACATGGCTGTCGACCGGCCTGAACCGCTGATCTATTCAGCCTGGATGGAGGAACTGTCCGCCGCGATTTATGGCGACGAGCTTGGCGATCTGCTTCCGGCCTGGCACGGCGACCGCCGGGTCTTCATGATGGATGCTCTGACCGGTGATCTCGGCCACTGGTGCGATGACATCACGACCGAGGGCGTGGAAACATGCCAGGACCTGACCGGCCCGGCCCTAGACCGGGCGATGGCGGCCAGCACGGCTGCTTATGGCCAGGATTTCGCAAGCTGGCGCTGGGGCGATGTCCACCAGGCCCGCCACGCACACCGTCCGTTTTCGGATTTCCCAATTCTCTCGGACTGGTTCACGATCACAACGCCGGTCCCGGGCGACGGGTCGACCGTCAATGTTGCCCACCATTCCTATCGCCGGCCGGGCTATGACGTTCGCCATGGCGCCTCCTACCGGGCGCTCTACGACATGGCCGATCCGGATACGTCCCGCTTCATGATCACGACCGGCCAGTCCGGCAATGTCATGTCACGTCACTATGATGACCTGGCGCCGATGTGGGGCCGCGGCGAGTATATCAGCATCCCCACGGGCTGGACCCTGAACGATGCCCCGGCAGGCCTCGACGTGCTGACGCTTCAGCCAGCCTCGGAATAG
- a CDS encoding TRAP transporter substrate-binding protein codes for MDRRTFISGGAVAAATVATACGETGQDTASGPAAPAVNRGVKRLRMVTTWPANFPGLGTAANNVADYINRMSGGSLEVRVYAAGEIVSAFEAFDAVSEGTADMYHGAEYYWQGKSPAFNFFTAVPMGMTAYEIMGWVEAGGGQMLWDELSGQFNIKPFQAGNSGHQMGGWFKREINTLEDFRGLRMRIPGLGGNVLRELGGAAVTLSGGEIYPALQSGAIDGTEWVGPWNDLAFGFYREAPYYYGPGFHEPGSCLGVGINKTVWDGLASDHQAIIASACRTANNISIAEFQYQNGLALNVLVNEHGVELRQFSDEIWTRIGEISEQVVADTGNADPFTRRVYDSYLAARDTMRGWGRISEMPYMVQRERVLGG; via the coding sequence ATGGATCGACGCACATTCATCAGCGGCGGTGCCGTCGCTGCGGCGACGGTGGCCACGGCCTGCGGTGAAACCGGACAGGACACGGCCAGCGGTCCGGCCGCACCGGCAGTCAATCGCGGCGTCAAACGCCTGCGCATGGTGACCACCTGGCCGGCGAATTTCCCCGGCCTGGGGACTGCCGCCAATAATGTCGCCGACTATATCAACCGCATGTCCGGCGGATCGCTGGAAGTCCGCGTCTATGCGGCGGGCGAGATCGTCTCGGCCTTCGAGGCCTTCGATGCCGTGTCCGAGGGCACGGCCGACATGTACCACGGAGCCGAATACTACTGGCAAGGCAAGTCACCGGCTTTCAACTTCTTTACCGCCGTCCCGATGGGTATGACCGCTTATGAGATCATGGGCTGGGTCGAAGCCGGTGGCGGTCAGATGTTGTGGGACGAGCTGTCCGGCCAGTTCAACATCAAGCCGTTCCAGGCCGGCAATTCCGGCCACCAGATGGGCGGCTGGTTCAAACGCGAAATCAACACGCTGGAAGATTTTCGGGGCTTGCGGATGCGAATTCCCGGGCTTGGCGGTAACGTCCTGCGCGAGCTCGGCGGCGCCGCGGTGACCCTGTCGGGCGGCGAGATCTATCCCGCGCTCCAGTCCGGAGCGATTGATGGTACCGAGTGGGTCGGCCCGTGGAATGACCTCGCCTTCGGCTTTTATCGCGAAGCACCCTACTATTATGGTCCGGGTTTCCACGAGCCGGGCTCCTGCCTCGGGGTTGGCATCAACAAGACGGTCTGGGATGGGCTCGCCAGCGATCATCAGGCGATCATCGCCTCGGCCTGCCGGACCGCGAACAATATCTCTATTGCGGAATTCCAGTACCAGAATGGCCTTGCCCTCAATGTGCTGGTCAATGAGCACGGTGTCGAGCTGCGCCAGTTCTCGGACGAGATCTGGACCCGGATCGGTGAAATCTCCGAGCAGGTCGTAGCGGACACAGGCAATGCCGATCCGTTTACACGCCGCGTCTATGACAGCTATCTCGCCGCGCGCGACACCATGCGCGGCTGGGGCCGGATCTCGGAAATGCCCTACATGGTGCAGCGCGAACGCGTTCTGGGCGGCTGA
- a CDS encoding flavin reductase family protein, giving the protein MADSRRFRDALGRYPTGVAIVTTFADGKALGMTVNSFASVSLDPPLVLWSVEKGSDRHGLFTRATHWGVNVLAADQSELANACAMKADIEACGGLWGGDAVPLLEGAVARFTCQAEAVHPGGDHDILVGRVIALDTPRDAPSLVFHRSSYSEAG; this is encoded by the coding sequence TTGGCCGACAGCCGCAGATTCCGTGACGCGCTCGGGCGCTACCCGACGGGTGTTGCCATTGTGACGACCTTTGCCGATGGCAAGGCACTCGGCATGACGGTGAATTCCTTTGCCTCGGTCTCGCTTGATCCGCCACTTGTGCTGTGGTCGGTCGAGAAAGGATCGGACCGCCACGGACTGTTTACGCGGGCGACACATTGGGGCGTGAATGTGCTCGCTGCGGACCAGTCAGAGCTGGCCAATGCCTGCGCCATGAAGGCCGATATCGAGGCCTGCGGCGGTCTGTGGGGCGGCGATGCCGTGCCGTTGCTTGAGGGCGCCGTGGCCCGGTTCACCTGTCAGGCCGAGGCGGTTCACCCCGGTGGCGATCACGACATCCTGGTCGGACGCGTGATCGCACTCGATACACCGCGTGACGCGCCGTCACTGGTGTTTCACCGTTCGTCCTATTCCGAGGCTGGCTGA
- a CDS encoding flagellar motor protein MotB, with protein MAASDRPIVIKKVVKGGGGGHHGGAWKVAYADFVTAMMAFFLLMWLINTTTPEQKRGIADYFAPASVSPSNSGSGAPLAGTSPGDDGVQGSGDSSMRQRLAPSAPQLNDRDRQEAPEGSPEAIESESEITASAMAEAQQRRDAAELHSAAMSLRQAMQEMPELAELSNHVLIDETPEGLRIQLVDQEGRPMFDPGAVVPNERAITLLRAVARIAERLPNRLSIAGHTDSAPSSPGADYTNWELSADRANAARAVLQRAGISDDRIYEVRGKAGSEPLYPDDPYMPGNRRISVVLLREAPVMPSGHEL; from the coding sequence ATGGCAGCCTCTGATCGGCCGATTGTCATCAAGAAAGTCGTCAAGGGCGGCGGTGGCGGACACCACGGCGGTGCCTGGAAGGTCGCGTACGCCGACTTCGTGACCGCGATGATGGCCTTCTTCCTGCTGATGTGGCTCATCAACACCACAACCCCCGAACAAAAACGCGGCATCGCTGACTATTTCGCCCCGGCCAGCGTCTCGCCGTCAAATTCCGGATCGGGCGCGCCGCTTGCCGGCACGTCGCCGGGCGATGATGGCGTGCAGGGTTCCGGTGACAGCTCGATGCGCCAGCGCCTCGCCCCAAGCGCGCCGCAACTCAATGACCGCGACCGTCAGGAAGCCCCGGAAGGGTCACCGGAAGCAATCGAGTCGGAGTCCGAGATCACGGCGTCCGCGATGGCCGAGGCCCAACAACGCCGCGACGCCGCAGAACTTCATTCAGCCGCCATGTCCCTGCGTCAGGCCATGCAGGAAATGCCGGAACTGGCGGAGCTCTCCAACCACGTCCTGATTGACGAAACCCCGGAAGGTCTGCGCATCCAGCTGGTCGACCAGGAGGGCCGTCCGATGTTTGACCCGGGCGCTGTCGTCCCCAATGAGCGGGCGATTACCTTGCTGCGCGCCGTCGCACGGATCGCCGAACGCCTCCCGAACCGGCTTTCGATTGCCGGCCATACCGACAGTGCCCCCTCCTCGCCCGGTGCGGATTATACCAATTGGGAACTCTCGGCCGACCGCGCCAACGCGGCCCGCGCCGTTCTCCAGCGCGCGGGGATCAGTGACGACCGGATTTATGAGGTGCGCGGCAAGGCGGGTTCCGAACCGCTCTATCCCGACGATCCCTACATGCCGGGCAATCGGCGCATCTCGGTCGTGCTGCTGCGGGAAGCCCCTGTCATGCCGAGCGGCCACGAGCTCTAA
- a CDS encoding trimeric intracellular cation channel family protein, producing the protein MSIELLFVILDYAGIGFFAYSGGMLAARKGLDPFGAVIIGAVTGMGGGTLRDILLGSLPVYWIAEPKYLLVAVFGALLGYFTSPWAQAIATRRAALIWADAIGLSVFCVIGAQAGLAAGAHWTIALLTGMMSAAFGGLLRDIIVNDVPLVLREDIYALAALAGAAAYVGGITLGLNPSAVTLGSALLALVLRGCAIQFKWSLPAIKLSD; encoded by the coding sequence GTGAGTATAGAGCTCCTCTTTGTCATTCTGGACTATGCCGGAATCGGCTTCTTTGCCTATTCAGGCGGCATGCTGGCAGCGCGCAAGGGACTGGATCCCTTCGGCGCCGTGATCATTGGCGCCGTGACGGGCATGGGCGGCGGGACCCTGCGTGACATCCTGCTTGGCTCGCTGCCGGTCTACTGGATAGCCGAGCCGAAATACTTGCTGGTCGCTGTCTTTGGCGCCTTGCTCGGCTATTTCACCTCGCCCTGGGCGCAGGCCATTGCGACCCGGCGGGCGGCACTGATCTGGGCGGACGCGATCGGACTGTCGGTGTTCTGTGTAATTGGCGCCCAGGCAGGGCTCGCGGCTGGCGCGCATTGGACCATCGCACTGCTGACCGGAATGATGAGCGCAGCTTTCGGCGGCCTGCTGCGCGATATCATCGTCAACGACGTGCCTCTGGTCTTGCGCGAAGACATTTATGCCCTGGCGGCCCTGGCCGGAGCGGCGGCCTATGTCGGCGGTATCACGCTGGGCCTGAATCCGAGTGCTGTGACCCTCGGCTCGGCCTTGCTGGCCCTGGTCCTGCGGGGCTGTGCCATCCAGTTCAAATGGTCCCTGCCGGCGATCAAGCTCTCGGACTGA
- a CDS encoding trans-sulfuration enzyme family protein: protein MTNASRTTLTVQAMHEIDRLTGAVIPPIHPATTYARGSDNQLIGETDYRRPGGPTEFQAARVLAMLEGAPEAKLFSSGMAAIAAVVESVPTGGHVIAQTEMYYGAKLLLQRAAAKKRITLNLVEPGDLHALTAAARPETDLIWIESPANPSWAIVDIAKAADIAHAVGATLGIDSTCAPPCTTQALALGADIVMHSATKYLNGHSDVLAGVLATRAVDERWAEIGEIHSKTGAVPGAFETWLLMRGLRTLWVRFERQSASALAIANALQGEPGIDAVLYPGLAGHPGHDIAAGQMTNGFGGMLSLRIAGGYPAAAKFAASTRLFIQATSLGGVESLVEHRKPIEGPESPTPDNLVRLSVGLEDAGDLLDDIRAALAAATG from the coding sequence ATGACTAACGCCTCCCGCACCACCCTCACCGTCCAGGCCATGCATGAGATCGACCGCCTGACCGGGGCGGTCATCCCGCCGATCCATCCAGCGACAACCTATGCCCGTGGCTCGGATAATCAGCTGATCGGCGAGACCGATTATCGCCGTCCGGGAGGGCCGACGGAGTTTCAGGCGGCCAGGGTCCTCGCCATGCTGGAAGGCGCTCCGGAGGCCAAGCTGTTTTCCTCCGGCATGGCGGCGATCGCGGCGGTGGTCGAGAGCGTGCCGACCGGCGGTCATGTCATCGCGCAGACCGAAATGTATTACGGCGCGAAACTCCTGCTGCAGCGGGCCGCGGCGAAGAAGCGGATCACGCTCAACCTGGTCGAACCCGGTGACCTTCACGCCCTCACCGCAGCGGCGCGACCGGAGACCGATCTGATCTGGATCGAGAGCCCGGCCAACCCGTCCTGGGCGATTGTCGACATCGCCAAGGCAGCAGATATCGCCCATGCCGTTGGCGCGACGCTGGGGATCGATTCGACTTGCGCTCCGCCCTGCACCACCCAGGCGCTGGCGCTCGGCGCCGATATCGTCATGCATTCCGCCACCAAGTATCTCAATGGTCATTCCGACGTTCTGGCCGGGGTCCTTGCGACCCGGGCCGTTGATGAGCGCTGGGCCGAGATCGGCGAGATCCACTCCAAGACCGGTGCGGTCCCGGGCGCCTTCGAGACCTGGCTGCTGATGCGTGGCCTGCGGACGCTCTGGGTTCGCTTCGAGCGCCAGAGTGCGAGTGCCCTGGCGATCGCCAACGCGCTTCAGGGCGAGCCCGGAATTGACGCGGTCCTCTATCCGGGACTAGCCGGTCATCCCGGCCACGACATCGCGGCGGGACAGATGACCAATGGTTTCGGCGGCATGCTCTCGCTTCGGATCGCCGGCGGTTATCCGGCGGCGGCGAAGTTTGCGGCGAGCACCCGGCTCTTCATCCAGGCGACCTCGCTGGGTGGGGTGGAAAGCCTGGTCGAGCACCGCAAACCGATCGAGGGCCCGGAAAGCCCGACACCGGACAATCTGGTCCGCCTCTCGGTCGGGCTGGAAGATGCCGGCGACCTGCTGGACGATATCCGCGCCGCCCTCGCGGCCGCCACTGGCTGA
- a CDS encoding GNAT family N-acetyltransferase, translating into MSNVSLRPATLDDADPLEALSAKTIRVKYPAILGTDAVEGYIASGAIGAYYRQHVATLTVAEHAGIRIGVCAIQPARIDLMMVDLDHHRSGVGALLLADGERKLFAAADRIGLDCFRQNDQARRFYAKHGWLDDRLFEDEDHGIAMIHLVKPRPASLG; encoded by the coding sequence TTGTCCAACGTATCACTTCGGCCGGCAACCCTGGACGATGCCGACCCGCTTGAAGCCCTGTCGGCGAAAACCATCAGGGTCAAATACCCGGCGATCCTCGGTACAGACGCGGTCGAAGGCTACATCGCATCCGGGGCCATTGGCGCCTATTACCGCCAGCATGTCGCGACCCTGACGGTCGCTGAACATGCCGGCATCCGGATCGGTGTTTGCGCCATCCAGCCGGCGCGGATCGATTTGATGATGGTTGATCTCGACCACCACCGCTCGGGCGTCGGAGCCCTGCTCCTGGCCGATGGCGAGCGCAAGCTGTTCGCAGCAGCTGACCGGATCGGGCTCGACTGCTTCCGCCAGAACGACCAGGCCCGTCGCTTTTATGCCAAGCACGGCTGGCTCGACGACCGCCTGTTCGAGGACGAAGATCACGGCATCGCCATGATCCATCTGGTCAAGCCGCGGCCGGCGAGCCTCGGCTAG
- a CDS encoding arginyltransferase — translation MTHPFATKQIPFFLTASAPCPYLPGRFERKVFTRIEVGEGPALNDALTHAGFRRSQGVLYRPACEACDACKSVRIDAEAFDWKRRWRKIVNRNRDWHVSIDAQTATMEQFDLLTRYLDSRHGDGDMVGMSFGEYVMMVEDGAQRTHVTEYRDGDGVLRAAALTDVLKDGLSLIYSYFDPDWERRSPGAYMILDAIRQAELAGLPFVYLGYWVSKSRKMSYKAQYQPLQVLTPSGWQPYAELANHDDNEEYDDFA, via the coding sequence GTGACCCACCCGTTTGCAACCAAGCAAATTCCCTTCTTCCTCACGGCGTCCGCGCCGTGCCCGTACCTGCCCGGACGGTTCGAGCGCAAGGTATTCACGCGGATCGAGGTCGGCGAAGGCCCGGCTCTCAACGATGCGCTCACGCATGCCGGCTTTCGACGTTCCCAGGGCGTGCTTTACCGCCCTGCCTGTGAAGCCTGTGATGCCTGCAAGTCCGTCCGCATCGACGCGGAAGCTTTTGATTGGAAGCGGCGCTGGCGGAAAATCGTCAACCGCAACCGTGATTGGCACGTTTCGATCGACGCCCAGACCGCGACCATGGAGCAGTTCGATCTTCTGACGCGCTATCTCGACAGCCGCCACGGTGACGGCGACATGGTCGGCATGTCCTTCGGGGAATACGTCATGATGGTCGAGGACGGGGCCCAGCGCACCCATGTTACCGAGTATCGCGACGGCGACGGCGTGCTCCGCGCTGCGGCCCTGACCGATGTGCTCAAGGACGGCCTGTCGCTCATCTACAGCTATTTCGATCCCGACTGGGAACGCCGCAGCCCAGGCGCCTACATGATCCTTGACGCCATTCGGCAGGCTGAACTGGCCGGTCTGCCCTTTGTCTATCTGGGCTATTGGGTGAGCAAGAGCCGCAAGATGAGCTACAAGGCGCAGTATCAGCCGCTGCAAGTTTTGACGCCCTCGGGCTGGCAGCCTTATGCCGAACTCGCTAACCATGACGACAATGAGGAATACGACGATTTCGCGTGA